A genomic stretch from Suncus etruscus isolate mSunEtr1 chromosome 17, mSunEtr1.pri.cur, whole genome shotgun sequence includes:
- the CXCL12 gene encoding stromal cell-derived factor 1 — protein MDAKVVALLALVLAALCLSDGKPVSLSYRCPCRFFESHVARANVRHLKILSTPNCALQIVARLKSNNRQVCIDPKLKWIQEYLDKALNKGSREEKVGKREKIGKKKRQKKRKAAQKRKI, from the exons ATGGATGCCAAGGTCGTCGCCCTGCTGGCCCTCGTGCTGGCTGCGCTGTGTCTCAGCGACG GGAAACCGGTAAGCCTGAGCTACAGATGTCCCTGCCGATTCTTCGAGAGCCATGTTGCCAGAGCCAATGTCAGACATCTCAAAATCCTTAGCACTCCCAACTGTGCCCTCCAAATCGT GGCAAGACTGAAGAGCAACAATAGACAAGTGTGCATTGATCCAAAACTGAAGTGGATTCAGGAATACCTGGATAAAGCTTTAAACAA GGGGAGCAGAGAagaaaaagtggggaaaagagaaaagataggaAAAAAGAAGCGACAGAAGAAGAGAAAGGCTGCTCAGAAAAGGAAAATCTAG